From the genome of Branchiostoma floridae strain S238N-H82 chromosome 8, Bfl_VNyyK, whole genome shotgun sequence:
NNNNNNNNNNNNNNNNNNNNNNNNNNNNNNNNNNNNNNNNNNNNNNNNNNNNNNNNNNNNNNNNNNNNNNNNNNNNNNNNNNNNNNNNNNNNNNNNNNNNNNNNNNNNNNNNNNNNNNNNNNNNNNNNNNNNNNNNNNNNNNNNNNNNNNNNNNNNNNNNNNNNNNNNNNNNNNNNNNNNNNNNNNNNNNNNNNNNNNNNNNNNNNNNNNNNNNNNNNNNNNNNNNNNNNNNNNNNNNNNNNNNNNNNNNNNNNNNNNNNNNNNNNNNNNNNNNNNNNNNNNNNNNNNNNNNNNNNNNNNNNNNNNNNNNNNNNNNNNNNNNNNNNNNNNNNNNNNNNNNNNNNNNNNNNNNNNNNNNNNNNNNNNNNNNNNNNNNNNNNNNNNNNNNNNNNNNNNNNNNNNNNNNNNNNNNNNNNNNNNNNNNNNNNNNNNNNNNNNNNNNNNNNNNNNNNNNNNNNNNNNNNNNNNNNNNNNNNNNNNNNNNNNNNNNNNNNNNNNNNNNNNNNNNNNNNNNNNNNNNNNNNNNNNNNNNNNNNNNNNNNNNNNNNNNNNNNNNNNNNNNNNNNNNNNNNNNNNNNNNNNNNNNNNNNNNNNNNNNNNNNNNNNNNNNNNNNNNNNNNNNNNNNNNNNNNNNNNNNNNNNNNNNNNNNNNNNNNNNNNNNNNNNNNNNNNNNNNNNNNNNNNNNNNNNNNNNNNNNNNNNNNNNNNNNNNNNNNNNNNNNNNNNNNNNNNNNNNNNNNNNNNNNNNNNNNNNNNNNNNNNNNNNNNNNNNNNNNNNNNNNNNNNNNNNNNNNNNNNNNNNNNNNNNNNNNNNNNNNNNNNNNNNNNNNNNNNNNNNNNNNNNNNNNNNNNNNNNATAAAAGAGTAAGGTGTGAGTTTATTGATATCGCCCCCATTAATAAGGCATGATGTATATCTATGTACAGTCGTATTAGGGTCAACTCATGAAACATAACACAGGAGGGGGGTGCTGCTATAGAGCAGGGGGCAGGGGAACAGAACAACTCAACACAGAGGCATGAAGGGAAGCCTTAAACATGTGCTCCACAGATtttgatgtaaaatgtatcttttttttgtaGTCAGAAGATAGCATAGTGGCTAGAATCCAGTTCAAGTTGGTTCAACAATTTGTATCCAGTTCAAGTTGGTTCAACAGTTTGTATCCAGTTCAGGTTGGTTCAACAATTTGTATCCAGTTCAAGTTGGTTCAACAGTTTGTATGGAAGTGAACACATGTGTCTTGGAAAGATTTTAAGACAAGAAAAAGTGGCTTGTTTCTGTTAACGTTTCTTCACATGGGAAGCTTACATACCACTTTCCTATGCTACATATCTGCTATGTAACTGAGAGTATAGGTGCTGTATTTAGCCTTATAGTTCTTACTGAGTCGTGTCTCTTTCTATCCAACCATCATTTAATGATGCAGGTCCGTACTTTGACaattttttattacatttgatAAAATTAACCAAATGTACTGTTGCTTTGGTATTGTCCCAAGACAATGTATTTTCTGTCAGACATGTTGATTTTTAATGATATACAGCAAGAACATCTGAAAGTAGTGCACTATTAATGTATCAAAGGAAACAATGGGAACTATGGAAACTATGTTGAAAACAACTATTTCTTGATATTACATGTGTCTTCTGTCATCATCCCAGATTCAGTAAAAATGAGGATACAGACTATGTGATATTAGAAAATTTAATATAACTATTATATGGCATTACAGTATGACCTGTAAATTTCCTTCTATTCGTTTGTTACACATTTTATTCATTCCATTGATGGCGTGTCAAGTGGCAggcttttttcttgtttgttggAGAGAATGAATACATTTATTCTCAGATTTATCTATTGGACTTGTtttttgcatacccggtaaactatgttaaggcgtaacacaccagttatggaaaaactaaactATACCTAACCAACGCCAAGCTTGATGGGGACTTACTCCAAATTTCCAGCCGACTCCGTCAACCTTGTTGACGGAAAggacccgtctactgtagcttccggacgtgacgtcagggacacacgactgcagcagagggtcgtaaatgccagataacctgtgtcgccccccgtctctgttcagcgatggATGGTTGACGCGGATGTACAAAGTCTCCTTCACGGTGAAGAtcagtttttccacaatgtcattttaccaacacagatgaactttcatgctaacaccaggtttgtactgaacaaatCTGAAGAAAACCAAATGGAATGAGTTGAGTCATCCACAGTCACTGAAGCCAACATGATGGCGCCAAAGTCAGCATTCCAAAGTAGACTGCTTTTATATTCAGTGTGTTGGTAGATAGTAACAAAAACTGAAATGGATTTTTGATGCCCAGGTGCAATGCTTTGATACTACTCCGGTTCTAAAACGGACTTCAGGAAGAATAGCGATACTACTTCGGTGGTAtcgctaatggagatcctaataaagcaaacaaacaatcaaaaagTCACAATTAAAATTGTccatcaactagagttccacgaacacataccttaaATAATAAACAAGGACAATGAAGGGGTTTTGTTTatctattgtacatttgtgttgATTATATCAGTTTGTAAATTTTACAATTCGACACAAATGTGCGGGAAATTTTACCTCCAATGCAGTACCGTACCCAGAAACATCTGAAGACTGTAGAACTGTTCATTGGTCCTTTCCacaaaaatattttatatttaGTTACAACTGTTTCCAACCTGTGCATTAGATGCTTGTGCATTGAAAATCACTAAAATCATTCCAAAATATACAATTTGTAGCACTCGCAGAGACCTGTACTTCATGTCTCACTGTCCATTAAATATGACACAGTGACTGTTACAGTACGACTACAGTATACAATGTAaccaggttcaggtctagaCCTGGATCTGATCCTCTGGGCCAGACCTTTACCTAAATTATCTGTACTGATACCCACCCCAATTTTGATTTAATTTTCTTTGTAGTCTAGTACTAATAAACTGCAATAAGTGATGTAGATTTATCTtctattcttcttcttcgtgtcatcactacactaaGTCTTGTAGATATATGCATTGTATGTATACCTGCAGGCTTTTTGTACTTGTAGTGTGCCAatccttaatctccaagcagatcctacggtgccataagatagtatcaaagctggccaaggagtatagccggccaaagggagtcaaacgggcaagtttgataccatacattgcgcaccgtggatctggttggagattaccaaTCCTGTCATATCAAAGGAGTATCTCGCAGAAGTGTAAGAATAAGATTAGAATACTTATCATGTCTAGAGCTTGGCAGAAGTACAAGTTACGGTAGATTCATTCTAACAACCAACATGTTCTCTGAGACGACACTTTATTATTGTGATACTATCTGTAACGCAAGGTAAATCATATTTGTACGAAACCACACCTTTACAGACGTCAGTAAACTCCTGTTAATCATATAGGATGCTTTTTAGTTGTATGTATTATTTATGATTTTCTCAAGGATGGATTTCTTCACCTTCCAATGTCTGCCTTTAAACCAGTTTGTTTTATCATACACAAATCAaaactttgaagaaaaatgtttcttcaTTTTAGGGGCATTACATGACAAGAATTCAAATGTTAATCTTCAATTCCAAACAATGCTCTTAAAAATAATTTAAGAAGTTGAATTGACATCATTTAATTGCATGCAATTCACCACAGAGAATGAGTCAATAAGCAGCAACTTTTGATATTCAAGATAAAAATCAAGGAACTTCAGTATCTTAGACAATAGTAAGATCCTTGAGGAAAGCTTGAAGTGCCTTCTATCTACTTCATCATGATTATACCTGTGATACACAGACTTGTTCAAATGAGTTTAACACAGATGGCAAATCTAACAAAGCCACTTGTCTGGATTGTTCCACCCATTTTCTTACTTTGCAGTCTTTTAAACTACATTTCGTCATTTCATGGATTAAACTCTTCTGAAATATTAATCATTATCAAGAAGAGTTTTATTAAGAAGAGTTAAGGAACCATTGGTGATATGAGGTGGTGAACATTGAATGACCAAAAATCTTATTATCAGTGATAAAGAAGTTggtattgtacaaaatgttcatcttgtTGTTCTCAAATCAGTTTTTATTAATCATAAATGAACATTCTGCTTTCAATATTAACATGTTTCCCTTTATGACAAGTAGCTCCCACTATGTCCCAGCTTAGAAGAGTTCtgtgtgtcaaaacaaaaaatcaatcTTTGGGTAATTATGTTTGCCAAAATTGTGAGCAATAATAGATTATTTGTTAGCAACAGTTCATATCCCATGTTCACAAGCCAAATTTCAACATCTGGCTGGTCAATGAATTATTTGAAATACACGAGGCCTGAGAATATCTCAGCCATTGCTAGTATATTAAAACAAacatatggcattagttataaCTTATTCATATCTACAACACACATAATAGGAAAACAGCTTTCATAAAATGAACATTTAGATGAGGATTATGCAATATGCATTTCATTGGGATTCCCTGCATCAAAACAAGTATGTTCACACCTTTGGACAAGCTAGTTAAAACCAAGCACAAACTATGTATAGCTATAGCAATAATATATTCTATCACAACAATGTTTCTAGCGAATTGTTAAAGGCAACAGGCTTTTTCTTAAAACAAAAAGACACAATGTACGTGCTTCTTTTCCTAGGCATGCTAATTAACTTACGCACAAACCTTGTTCAATCGAAGACAATAGGAGCAAGCATTTTATCTATAAAAATATTGCATCTACTTTCTAACATCATATCCTGGTGACAAAATAGAGGGGGGTGTTGAAGAGCAGAAATATTTCTGCAGAATTCCCCGTAGCTATAAAGAATGTCTACtaggcaaagaaaaaaaaaagtggtgtAATCACTAACAGTATAATCTAAAACcctgtattgtgtttttgtaatgtagctacatttgtatagtgAACTCAATTGTCCAAGTCTTTAGCATGCCACAACAATTTTTGTTGTCAATATTATGTCAGATATAAATGATTATAAGTTGCCTAGAATTATGTTAGTGACGAGACGAGACAAGAAAGTCTACCATTAATGATTAAATAAGCTAGACAAGGGCCTATGGCTACTCAGAAGAAAGTTTGGACAATaaaaagtgacacaaaacaATAGAAGAGGATACTGACATTCCCATGACTTTATCTCTCGTTTTTTCCTGAGCAATTATACCtcactgacaaaaacaatgATACGGTAGATGAGAACAAAAACATTATATCACCACACACATGCAAGGATTTTTAGCTGTAAAAGTCCATTGAGACGATTTTTCTAAAAGTTTGGAGGAATTCTGGCTGCTGCTGTCCTTTCTGCTGTGAAGTCATACTtgtactggaacagaaaatgAAATGTAAGTTTAGAATCAATCCAATATTATAGCattggtaccatccggatagcagttcgctcctatgttcgctacCCATCTGGAGACCTACACAATTCAAACCGATTGATGGTGatatcagttaatgagcgaattaaggaatgggttctagagcactcatTCAATGACAACATGTCTCCCACGAGTGGACGAAGGgcgtttcgggtgttggaacgcctgttcgagtGAGCACTTGAACCCATTTCTTTATTTGCTCATATGTAGGGACCAATTTCATTGCCCTCATTCAAAATTTGGACCATTCAAGAccttagagatgtcaaggttcccggACTGAGTCGCAGAGCAGCGACTGTATATAGCGTATATATAACAGACGTCGAAGCGAACAACTACCTGGATGTAACATGCTGCACATACAATAGCTAAGGTATGAAATCCAATAACACATTCAATGTACAGTCTCTTTAAAAGAAAGTCAagtcccgagcagcctcgtaaacccctgcttcgcctattgagtcagtgaagtgcctaagcttgatgtttctgactaagggagaagagatgctgctacagttatcgctatgggccactcttcatcaccatgatggtaacatcaggccctacgaacatgatttagaaaaaaaaaaaagtcaataaCTATATTTATTTACAATCATCAATGAATTATGCTCTATTCAAAATGCTGCCTTACCTTATTTTCAATCTCCTGCTCTGTTTGATATTGCATTTCTGGTAAGGAGAACTGTGAGTAAgagaagataaaaaaaacaaatgtcaATTTCACTACAACGGACTGTTTGATGGGTATCCAACTTctactggcgttttgaaatcctatcttcatgtaaacaacactaacacCACTGTTAATGTACACCGAAAGtaataaaatatcataaattttaaTTTGAGTATACTACACCATGAAATTTACTTACTTACAGAAAATATGCATGTCTCACATACAACCAAAAATCATACCAGTAACCATACTTACATCTTTGATACTGTCTGCTCCTAGTTTTTTGTTAATTTCAAATGGGATGCCATCTACAGCTGTGAAGACAATTTAGCAAGAAACATGTCAAAAGAGAattgcaaatacaatatgcacaCACAAGCAAATCAGACATTCAAGCTAACTGTTTTTCGATATGCTGAAAAAATCAATGTTTAGTAACACTgcaaaacacatacatgtattgtcattTTCAGACAAGCTGAATATTTGCTCTATCTTTTTCTCTACTGTCTCCTTGCAGACACCTATAAAATGCTTCATTATTTTACCCATGACTTTGAAGTTGTTAAGACTCGGAAGTTGGCAGTCAAGCAATTCTGCTTCTAGACTTTTCCAGACTCCAATCCTACTGGCCTGATCGGGGATATGTGCTTGCCTGATCAGCAGTTTTACTTGCCTGGGAcgatcgggctagtggacttgtcgaACCCTAATGTATAAAATGTCccttcaggccacaccaatttaatttcttggttcacggatttttttataaaaaatatggagcgagagggtgaaataaaaataaaaataaaaattgtaaaatggttggggtaaaggtaacggctaatccaaaacataaagaaaaaagttttcagcttgaaaaaagtacaaaaacactatcattgtacagtaacagcacccaggcttttagccaggcatgcgtcaacccgtcatctggacgcccttttcttagaataacaagaaatttgatgcccctggacgcccttttcTGGGaaaaaaatcctctgacaagcatgaaattctgattgaccagggaggCAACCAGGttatctgtggtcacagtcttctactgtgacatctgtaacagtacattgtgcatttttgcctcttgggataccttagaatgcactttttaaacttaaaatcatcaaaaactctgcaccatggaaggtcgATGCCCCGAGACCcctcctacaatagtcacttaccagtaagtttggactccctattataaaatcctagctaaaagcctgacagcacctgtacccacactttaaggagcttataatataaaggccaatttgctacaccagaaagttggtgaatggtttcattaatggtgaaaacttgctgagtagtaatttttatttttatttttttttccaagaaataggagcgagcgaatccgtgaaccaagaaattaaatcggtgagGCCTCAgagtctgttttcatgttgaattTCCAGTTCAGCATTCTTGCTCTATATACGAGAACAACCAAATTAAACTGATGTGGCCTAAAGACGTTAATAAGTGTTTACCTGTTGCTATTTTGACTGTGGACATCTGTCTGGTGAGGGGGATGACGTCGGCTCTCTGTCTGTGGATGTCGGCAGGAAGGGTATGGTATTGTCTGTATCAAAAATAACCACCACCGCCGGGTTAGTACATACACCAACCTTACAACCACACCTATAGGCTATACAACATACACCTAAATCCGCAATCTACAACATAGACCTAAACCCTCCTCCACTACATGCACCATCACAACATGCACCGAAACCAAAAGCTACAGCACCTAAACCCACCTCTACTACATACTATTATTATAATAGTACTCCTCTACTATATACAAATTGTAGAAGGGAAAATGTTAACAGCGATTTTATGTCCTGTGGTCTCTACGGTGATCTTTTCATCAGGAAtctaaaaccactgtgaaaatgtCTGTTTTGTCTTCTGCTTTGTTCAACGgcaaactgaaaaccactgCGGACACTTCATTTCTTTGCTAGCATGAAATAAATTTCCCACGAACAATGTCCCCTTTACAGTGCCTTAACTcacctctacaagtacaacaaatGCACCCAAACCCACAACCCCAACATACTTTATACATTTCCATTCAGAtaaatgtataattatataatatTGTCGCATTTGCTGATTGTTTGTCAACAGAAACAGGTGTAAAAGGGACATGCATCACAGTCATCCTAATGTCATGTTCATACAACCAGCATGAGATACATTGTAGtgtaaacatgtaacgttacatgtatgggAACAAACCACATAAGACCCATGAAGATAGGAATGATCGTGAgaagaaaaatacaatgtaacttcCTGTAAGGCACATATCTGCTGTATGTTTCTAAACTTACTAGTAAAACTGTCCATAAAATGTGGCAGTGACAACTTATGGCCTTGCCAAGATTTAGAAGTAGAACCAACACAAGAAGACATGAAGCCAGGAGGTTCAAGTCCATGGTCTTACCTTTGTACATCTGGAGCATATGATGGACTTGCAGGAACTGGCTGCTCTGTGAGGGGTTGTGACTGTTGTCTGGACATTTGGGGTGGACCGGGGGCAGGTCGGCCCGGGCCTGGTGTTCTCTGTACAGGACCCATCTTATAGGACACTGAGATACTGTTCACTTCCCTGCAGAAAATAAGGTGTACTGATATTTCCAAAGACTGTTCCCAAAtttcaatcacaattagcattTCAGCCAATGATAGTGTAGCAATCAGCAGTTTGAACAATGAGAGATTGTATGTCTCAAACAtttatattttcatgttttatcTCTACATTTTGACAAAGGTGGACAGGGTTATGGCATTGATAATGATCTTTTATATAAACTAATAAAGCCTCATTTTTCTGttcagaaaaaatgtttgtACCTTTATTAAGCACAATATTCTAATTTTTAGAATATTGTGCTTAATATAAGTACAAACTTATGGTTCTActcacaataaaacaaaaattcaaatatgtGTGTATAGTGGAAAGTGTCATGTAAAAGGAAAACACAACATAGCAAAGACTGAATAGGAGAGACACTAACACTTAAGTGCTAGTGCCTTGGTAGCCTGGGAAGAAATAAAACTAGAGGATAGACAgatcagcacaaaggacaggtcaTGGAGAGGTGGCCagcaaggtcaaaggtcatattTGCAAGGGGAGAGGTCAACAATAAATCTGTTGATGCAACAGATCACAAGCAGAAGAGAAAGGACAGAGAGGTAAGTAGCAAGGTAAAATTCATGGTAGTAATACACACTTCTAGTCTAGTTAACTAACAAAGGCAGTAAGATGACCCATGACGTATAACTTCAGCAAaatcaatatcaacattttgacaaccatacatgtataatctttGTATGATGCTGACTGATGTTGCCAATATAAAGTCAAGgctttatcattatcatgccaATGTGGCATAATGCGACAACAGGCCATTCCAGCATACATATTGAAGCTCCTACTAGTAGTGTTACAGAGGTTTTGCCTGTGGTAACAGTGACCTGTGTCCAAATTTCTCCCATAAATTGGTGGAGTGAAGACTGCACTGAGGAATGCAAGCAAGCCTACAGACAGTTTCATAGTGGTATCTTTGACGAGCACAAGAAGCGCAGCTACAACTAGTACAAGGCATAGAAAAGGCTGGTGGGGTAATTAGTTACCCACCTATTACACAGATCCACTGAGGAATGTAAGTTTGCCATGCTGGACAGACTAGAAGAACTACTAGAGTGAGGCAGCCGAGGCAGGGACGATCCATTTTGATGGacgggagggggaggggcagggcGAGAAGGGGGTATAAGGGGGAGGGGCTTGAAAAATAGTCTTTCCAGGCAAAAGACGGAGATGTGATTTGTAACCCTGAAAGTATAGGTGAGATAGTAAGGGAGAAAGAAGTGAGTTAGTAACTACAGTGTACGGTTAATGTGGATAATCTTGAATTCACATAAATTTCCAAGTTACAATGAAGAAACCAGTTTCTTTGATGTGCAAAGAATTGATCATCCTACTCTTCTATGTCATCATGAAAGGATATAACACAACAGCTTTCTGTATATAGCTTTACCTCCCAAATGTCACAAATTCTTTTGCTTGTAATGTAACAAAGCAAAATAATCTTAGTAGATAAAATCTATTCTGATAGAAATATATATAATTCATGATGACACACAACAAGCCTGTCATTCTATACCTTATGCAATGTCAAAAAGTCAACCTGTCATTGCAGtgcagcaataattttttttcctataaGTAAATCCTATTCCTCATATCTCATGTCACATAACACTACAGAATATGTTCATATGTGTGTGTCCTTACATATGCCTACATCATGAATAAAAAGACAACACCCACCCTACAAATGTGAACCCAGGCGGCGGCCTCTTGGTCTTTGCCAACAACTTGATGTCACAGATAGCTGAGTCTGTCATGTTCCTTGGAAGCATCTTTATACACAGAATTCTTTTCTTCAGTGCAACTTCTCCTGAAAGATAAAATTTTTACATCTGTGTTATAAACTGATAAATGTATACAGCATTATTGTCTCCTACACGGTTTCTTCAGTTTTACAGTAGAAGCATTCATGCCCCAGTAACTGCCTCTAAAGTAACTACTAGTAAACAAAAAAGGACCAGACTTTAAATCCCTTTGACGTTTTTGCT
Proteins encoded in this window:
- the LOC118421109 gene encoding multivesicular body subunit 12B-like; this encodes MNNASDRRDSVEAPITEVCVVSGKERCPQGFKLLGETEDGKDGDLWTDKFFGKKVTRYICFNRAYANVGGNVLADVALLGERDIVPTGYSQITATADTGEVALKKRILCIKMLPRNMTDSAICDIKLLAKTKRPPPGFTFVGEVNSISVSYKMGPVQRTPGPGRPAPGPPQMSRQQSQPLTEQPVPASPSYAPDVQRQYHTLPADIHRQRADVIPLTRQMSTVKIATAVDGIPFEINKKLGADSIKDFSLPEMQYQTEQEIENKYKYDFTAERTAAARIPPNF